One stretch of Malus domestica chromosome 14, GDT2T_hap1 DNA includes these proteins:
- the LOC139191412 gene encoding uncharacterized protein, producing MKAFPFSLLEKAKDWLYELAPGTVTSWESMKRAFLEKFFPTSRVILLRKRISGIQQEEGESFPTYYERFKSLVASCPQHQMKEELLLQYFYEGLLPIERQMLDASAEGALVDKTPTAAKTLISNRALNAQQYEGVGQRSNPRPHQVNEVSAITELQNQMANLTTLLSQVVEGPKVQNVAACGVCSMQGHLTDKCPQLIENGGWETLNAVGFGNQYQPRNDPFSNTYNPGWRDHPNFKWREPQQGQQQSGLRQQPPGFYQKPFAPTQPQAQPAQKSGSSIDNDQIFNLLTSMAQGMQNRDKKVDELEKQVGQIAEFMGQFREQGKLPSSTIANPKGGFETVNAIMLRSGTQVGAKPKSSKSSHDEDEKLLQEEAQGPKLTAKDEQSLPPPSSPPKPSQTTKVSPNPTFSSSIPLNVPFPGRFRQSKKEEAEKDILETFRKVQVNIPLLDAIKQVPRCD from the exons atgaaagccttccctttctctctcttggaaaaggcgaaggattggttgtacgaattggcgcccggaaccgtcacatcatgggaaagcatgaaacgggccttcttggagaagtttttcccaacttctcgagtcatcctcctacggaaaaggataagtggaattcaacaagaggaaggtgaatcttttcctacttattatgaacgttttaaatctcttgttgcttcttgtccacagcatcagatgaaggaggaacttcttttgcaatacttctacgaggggctactacctatcgaacgtcaaatgctagatgcctcggcggaaggagccttggtggacaagacccccacggcagcaaagactttaatttccaaccgtgcgttgaatgctcaacaatacgaaggcgttggacaaaggagtaacccacgaccacatcaagtcaatgaggtaagtgccataaccgaacttcaaaatcaaatggctaaccttactactttgctttctcaggtagtggaaggtccaaaagtgcaaaacgtggcagcttgtggcgtgtgttccatgcaaggccaccttacggacaagtgcccacagttgatagaaaatggagggtgggagaccctcaatgccgtgggatttggcaaccaataccaaccaaggaatgaccccttttccaatacttacaatcccggttggcgtgatcatccaaatttcaaatggcgagaaccccaacaaggccaacaacaaagcggattgaggcaacaacccccgggtttctatcaaaagccgtttgcaccaactcaaccccaagcacaacctgcccaaaaatcaggttcgtctattgataatgatcaaatttttaatttactaacttctatggcgcagggaatgcaaaatagggacaaaaaggtggacgagttggagaaacaagtagggcaaattgccgagttcatggggcagtttcgagagcaaggcaagttgcctagctcaaccattgcaaatccaaaaggaggctttgaaaccgtcaatgcaatcatgttgagaagtggtaCACAGGTTGGAGCCAaaccaaaatcatccaaatcaagtcacgatgaggatgaaaagttgctaCAAGAGGAAGCACAGGGACCAAAACTCACGGCCAAGGATGAACAATCCTTGCCACCACCATCTAGCCCTCCTAAGCCGTCccaaaccaccaaggtaagtccaaatccgactttttctagttccattccactaaatgtgccctttcctggcaggtttaggcaatcaaagaaggaagaagccgagaaggacattctagagacctttcggaaagttcaagtcaatattccgctccttgatgcaattaagcaagtcccgag ATGTGATTAA